A genomic stretch from Oncorhynchus nerka isolate Pitt River unplaced genomic scaffold, Oner_Uvic_2.0 unplaced_scaffold_810, whole genome shotgun sequence includes:
- the LOC135571072 gene encoding gamma-glutamylaminecyclotransferase-like, producing the protein MRGFRGAALLTSLLIYVPPVQMTYIFVYGTLKKGQPNYFRMLPDQGNGKAEFCGHARTVDGYPLVIAGKDNIPYLLNRPGEGHRVQGEVYRVDDTMLSFLDAFEGCPTMYQRTSVQIELEDWKVEGRERSPGSMMEAVFYSTTSYQPAWLKHNFYENYDAYGDHGLVYIDREDREIH; encoded by the exons ATGAGAGGCTTTCGAGGAGCTGCTTTACTCACGTCGCTGTTG ATCTACGTCCCGCCGGTCCAGATGACTTATATCTTTGTCTATGGGACTCTGAAGAAGGGTCAGCCCAACTACTTCAGGATGTTGCCGGACCAGGGGAACGGGAAAGCAGAGTTCTGTGGTCACGCCCGCACCGTAGATGGCTACCCGCTGGTGATCGCTGGGAAGGACAACATCCCGTACCTGCTGAACCGCCCCGGGGAGGGCCACAGGGTCCAGGGGGAGGTGTACAGGGTGGATGACACCATGCTGAGCTTCCTAGACGCCTTCGAGGGCTGCCCCACCATGTACCAACGCACCTCCGTTCAGATAGAGTTGGAGGACTggaaggtggaggggagagagaggagcccaGGCAGCATGATGGAGGCAGTCTTCTACAGCACCACCTCCTACCAGCCCGCCTGGCTCAAACACAACTTCTATGAGAACTACGACGCCTACGGAGACCATGGCTTGGTGTACATCGACAGGGAGGACCGAGAGATCCACTGA